The DNA sequence GTGACGGTCGATCAGGTGCTGGACCAGCGCGAGCAGCGCGTCGACGGACGAGTCGGCGTCCCGCGCGTCGCAGGTCACCATCGGTGTGCCCGCCTCCAGGTCCAGGGCGGCGCGCAGTTGTTCCTCGGTGTGGTGCCGGGGCGCGTCCGGAAAGGCGTTGAAGGCGACCGCGTACGGCAGCCCCGACTCCTCCACCAGCCCGAGCACGTCGAACGACGCGTCGATGCGCCGGCTGTCGACCAGGACCAGGGCGCCCAGCGCGCCGTACGCGATGTCGTCCCACAGGGCCCGGAAGCGTTCCTGCCCGGGAGTGCCGAACAGATACAGCACCACCCCGCCGGGCAGGCTGATCCGGCCGAAGTCGACGGCGACGGTGGTCGTCGTCTTGTCCCGCACTCCGGCGAGATCGTCCACCTGCGCGGACGCCTCGCTGAGCGGCTCCTCGGTGTGCAGGGGCCGGATCTCGGAGACGGAGTCGATCAGGGTCGTCTTGCCCACCCCGAAGGGGCCGGCGACCAGGATCTTGACCAGGTCGCGGGCGGAGTCGGGCAGGTGGATGTCCGCGGCCGGGCCTGCCGTGTCGCGGACGCCGGTGTCACGGGTGGTGCTTGAGGGCGCGAAGGCCATCGGCCACTCTCTTCAGCAGGTCGGGGTCGAAGCGTCCGGCGGGCGGGATCGGGGCACGGGCCAGCGCCAGGTCCCGGTCGACGAGTTCGGCCGCCAGGACCCGCACCGCGGACACCGGCAGCCGCAGCAGCGCCGCGGCCTCCACGACCGTCAGCGAACCGCCGTCCAGGGCGTCGAGCAGGGCGAGTTGGGCGGCCGGCAGACCGGTCGGCGCGGCTGTGCCGGTGCCCGTGAGCACCGACAGCCGCTCCAGCTGGGG is a window from the Streptomyces sp. NBC_00299 genome containing:
- a CDS encoding GTP-binding protein, translating into MAFAPSSTTRDTGVRDTAGPAADIHLPDSARDLVKILVAGPFGVGKTTLIDSVSEIRPLHTEEPLSEASAQVDDLAGVRDKTTTTVAVDFGRISLPGGVVLYLFGTPGQERFRALWDDIAYGALGALVLVDSRRIDASFDVLGLVEESGLPYAVAFNAFPDAPRHHTEEQLRAALDLEAGTPMVTCDARDADSSVDALLALVQHLIDRHAPEDR
- a CDS encoding DUF742 domain-containing protein, which gives rise to MTDRPGGRPLVPAYLSTGGVARPSRPQLERLSVLTGTGTAAPTGLPAAQLALLDALDGGSLTVVEAAALLRLPVSAVRVLAAELVDRDLALARAPIPPAGRFDPDLLKRVADGLRALKHHP